The window tataaatatatatatatatatatatatttatttatttatttatttatttatttatttatatatgaatgaaAGAGGTGGGTATAGTgtcatattatatacttttcttcatattacaaaatagggtataattatatatatgtgaatttatttatgttttattttcttttttaattttttccgcttaaaagaataataatgagtacgtataaagataataataatcataataatcatattaGTAACATGAATACAATAgatcaaaaaaaatttttgGACGAATGTATTTTTGTTGTAAAAGAACAAAGCTTCTATATGAAGCAAGCACTGGTAAGTACACAAAAGGTTTTgaagaaatgaaaatgtgaatattttaaaaaaaaaaaaaaaaaaaaaaaaaaaaaaaatataaggatataaatatataaatatataaatatataaaaatataaatatataaaaatatatatatatatatatatatatacaaatatttatgtataaatatatatacatatatatttttttttattttattttctttttagGAAAATGGCTCACTTAGAGATACACTAAAATATGCCTCCAATATGTTGTGTGAACTAAGGACGTCTCACCTATCCCccaaatattattatgaattGTACATGCTAATATTCAACGAACTACAACATTTAGATAACTTTATTAGCGACAAGAAGAAGCATAAGAAGAAATTTATCGACATATATGAGAGCGTACAACATGCCGGAAATATTATTCCAcgtttatatttattaattatagTTGGTAggaattatataaagaataaagatataaaagcaaagtatatattaaaagatatgACTGAATTATGTAAAGGTGTACAGCATCCATTAAGAGGATTATTTTTGagatattttttaatacaaaTGTGTAAGGATAGGATACCAGATACAGGTAGTGAATACGAAGAAGCGGGAGGAGGAGATATTAATGATGCttttgaatttttattaacaaatttttatgaaaGTTTAAAATTATGGAGTCGTATGAATGATAAAGTTCTTAAGGTAGCAAACATGATACAAGATGATAATACTGTGAAtagtaaaataaaaatattaaaagaaaagatGGATGTAAAAATGTTAGTTGGATCTATATTAGTAAGAATGTCTCAATTAGAAGGAATGACGaaacaatattatattgaaaATTGTCTACctaaaatattattatatttatctaatattaatgattCTTTAATAcaacaatatatttttgaatcCATAGTACAAGTATTCAGTGATGAATgtcatatatatagtttagaaatattattaaatgctatattaaaaatgaacacTAGTTTAGATTTTAAAAGTATACTTATTACATTATTGAAGAGATTAAGATCATTTATTGAAgctaataataaatgtgaTTTACCCAAAgatattgatatatttaatttgttttatgATCACTTGGTAGTGTATGTCAATAGAACCTTGGATACCTATACCAAGGTTAATTATAACGATTCGATTAATAGGTCTCCTAATGAGGATCACCATGGATATACCCATAACGACCTTTCCAAAGGGAAGGCAAaggatataataaataataatgataataataatgatggtgatgataataataataataataataaaaataataataacaacaataataacaacaataataataataacaacaataataataataataacaataataataacaagaacaataataataacaataataataataattattattataataatcataatgaAGATAGATATAACATATCCAAAGGAAGTGTACAAAATGGACACATCAAAATTGAAAATATGAACCAAACTAATAATGAtcttaataataatattattaataatatgggacatattaataataatgatcttaataaaaataatacagGCAAAAATTGTACCATTGTAAATACAGACGAGTTTGTAAATAATGTCGTAAAAATGCTGCAAGTTATATACGagtttatatttttatgtatacgtatatatgatgatgatattattattagtaaATTATTTGCATTACCATATACAATTGTTTCAAATgtaaatatgaataatgaTACAATATGTGAAGAGATTATTAGTATTATTGTACTTCcatttaattatttagGGTTAAGTGCTTTAAATGCAAGAAATATGCAAACCTTATTAAATAGTATAACagaaaaacataaaaaaaaattaagcTTAGATATTATTG of the Plasmodium reichenowi strain SY57 chromosome 11, whole genome shotgun sequence genome contains:
- a CDS encoding vacuolar protein sorting-associated protein 35, putative translates to MSTYKDNNNHNNHISNMNTIDQKKFLDECIFVVKEQSFYMKQALENGSLRDTLKYASNMLCELRTSHLSPKYYYELYMLIFNELQHLDNFISDKKKHKKKFIDIYESVQHAGNIIPRLYLLIIVGRNYIKNKDIKAKYILKDMTELCKGVQHPLRGLFLRYFLIQMCKDRIPDTGSEYEEAGGGDINDAFEFLLTNFYESLKLWSRMNDKVLKVANMIQDDNTVNSKIKILKEKMDVKMLVGSILVRMSQLEGMTKQYYIENCLPKILLYLSNINDSLIQQYIFESIVQVFSDECHIYSLEILLNAILKMNTSLDFKSILITLLKRLRSFIEANNKCDLPKDIDIFNLFYDHLVVYVNRTLDTYTKVNYNDSINRSPNEDHHGYTHNDLSKGKAKDIINNNDNNNDGDDNNNNNNKNNNNNNNNNNNNNNNNNNNNNNNNNKNNNNNNNNNNYYYNNHNEDRYNISKGSVQNGHIKIENMNQTNNDLNNNIINNMGHINNNDLNKNNTGKNCTIVNTDEFVNNVVKMLQVIYEFIFLCIRIYDDDIIISKLFALPYTIVSNVNMNNDTICEEIISIIVLPFNYLGLSALNARNMQTLLNSITEKHKKKLSLDIIDAIIECKKKYITYEDVEKILKYISYIFHEKEKKNKNNDEDIFNLENNNSAYTCEKICKFFHIITNTKNIEEKYNICMLFYKYISNSTYLVHLLPTIIFTLLHVVTQITKLGQEDHFNQNDDKNNNMNTIDTINSNNNNDNDNDNNNNNNSNNNSNNHSNSNSNNNHTMDNEKKEDFINSSDSYNIYPNDNDKQNLNNYLHNNQNNFALDEKKINQYNMYVKNIFKFIHTNLLTVASQMPIVTFKLFLYSAIVVNNYNSFVQTHEFLTFDNLEAICYEFITQPLIIYEEDINISAQQFDCIVWIVGILCTHINLLDNENYNNIALKLTQHANKLLKKKDQCIGVLKCSHLYWENKKYRNNNKVIECLQKSIKNAEIAIQSNTDNIILFTYMLDKYLYYYEAQNIDVSEETLHYLIDICQDYYNKTNDDTNFKQEYKKVIKYVHDKQKNSNVFQKINIDTSILRS